One genomic segment of Rhizobium viscosum includes these proteins:
- a CDS encoding ThuA domain-containing protein has translation MKKAIIVWGGWQGHEPEPCANIVGELLREDGFAVEITNDLGIFGSPLLANADLLVPVITGEKLEKPHADALVQAVRGGLGLGGHHGCLATSFKESAAFRYVSGVTWVAHPGNIIDFKVAVTRQDDPLMEGIPDFDYRSEQYYLHYDPSVEILATTTFTGQYDPAARNIAMPVVFKRHFGEGRVFYSALGHVAAEFSHPYMPLILRRGLSWAARQ, from the coding sequence ATGAAAAAGGCGATCATCGTCTGGGGCGGCTGGCAGGGCCACGAGCCGGAGCCCTGCGCCAATATCGTTGGTGAATTGCTGCGCGAGGACGGCTTTGCAGTCGAGATCACCAATGACCTTGGCATCTTCGGCTCGCCGCTTCTCGCAAATGCCGATCTTCTGGTGCCGGTCATCACCGGCGAGAAGCTGGAAAAGCCGCACGCAGATGCCCTGGTCCAAGCCGTTCGCGGCGGTCTCGGCCTCGGGGGCCATCACGGCTGCCTTGCCACCTCCTTCAAGGAGAGCGCAGCCTTCCGCTATGTCTCCGGCGTCACCTGGGTTGCTCATCCCGGCAATATCATTGACTTCAAGGTTGCCGTAACGCGGCAGGACGATCCGCTGATGGAAGGCATTCCGGACTTCGACTACCGCTCGGAGCAGTATTATCTGCACTATGATCCCTCGGTCGAAATTCTCGCCACGACGACCTTCACCGGCCAGTACGATCCTGCAGCGCGCAATATCGCGATGCCCGTCGTCTTCAAGCGACATTTCGGCGAGGGTCGCGTCTTCTATTCCGCACTCGGCCATGTCGCTGCCGAATTCAGCCACCCCTACATGCCCCTCATTCTCCGGCGCGGTCTTAGCTGGGCCGCTCGCCAGTAA
- a CDS encoding DUF2934 domain-containing protein, translating to MSRNRDDWVSQRAYAIWEEEGRPHGRGENHWAQALREFEQLEATKASADGSDLIEKLKAAGRLMRAYDEAETQDVQNNRRKAAR from the coding sequence ATGAGTCGTAATCGGGATGATTGGGTCAGCCAGCGGGCGTATGCCATCTGGGAAGAAGAAGGCCGGCCGCACGGTCGGGGCGAAAACCACTGGGCACAGGCGCTCAGGGAATTCGAACAGCTCGAAGCCACGAAGGCTTCCGCCGATGGGAGCGATCTCATCGAAAAGCTGAAGGCAGCCGGGCGCCTGATGCGGGCCTATGACGAGGCTGAAACGCAGGATGTTCAGAACAACCGGCGCAAGGCGGCCCGCTAG
- a CDS encoding LEM-3-like GIY-YIG domain-containing protein, which translates to MRFSEEVCERLGYYVYRLIDPRNGETFYVGKGRNNRVFDHAAGVADLADDDSQTLGSKLDRIRAIKNAGLEVLHVIHRHEIPEAAIFEVEAALIDAYPGLTNIQGGHASSDRGPMNHVEIVDKYSLPAFPSNPEHRLVLININKLDNRFDRRAIYNLVRYCWRISRSRAENAQYVLAVVRGVVVGAFEAERWMAATADNFPDVPYADGSEAHRLGFIGRDAPKEIWDLYVGARGKRITAHELKHVQNPVRFWNC; encoded by the coding sequence TTGCGATTTTCTGAAGAAGTATGTGAGCGGCTCGGCTACTACGTCTATCGCCTTATCGATCCGCGGAACGGCGAGACGTTTTACGTCGGCAAAGGTCGTAACAATCGCGTATTCGATCATGCCGCCGGCGTCGCGGACTTAGCAGATGACGATAGCCAGACACTTGGATCGAAGCTCGATCGCATCCGGGCGATAAAGAATGCTGGACTTGAAGTGCTACATGTCATCCATCGTCATGAGATTCCTGAGGCAGCGATCTTTGAAGTCGAGGCTGCATTGATCGATGCCTATCCAGGCCTCACCAACATTCAGGGTGGTCACGCCAGCAGCGACCGCGGCCCCATGAACCATGTCGAGATCGTGGACAAATACAGCCTGCCGGCATTTCCTTCGAACCCTGAGCATCGCCTTGTCCTGATCAACATTAACAAGCTTGATAATAGGTTCGATCGTCGAGCAATCTACAATCTCGTCCGCTATTGCTGGAGAATTTCAAGGTCACGCGCTGAGAATGCTCAGTATGTGCTCGCTGTTGTCCGCGGCGTGGTTGTAGGAGCGTTTGAGGCCGAGAGGTGGATGGCCGCAACTGCCGACAACTTCCCTGACGTCCCTTATGCCGATGGCTCTGAGGCACATAGGCTCGGCTTTATCGGGCGGGATGCACCGAAAGAGATATGGGATCTCTACGTCGGCGCGAGAGGCAAACGGATAACGGCCCACGAACTCAAGCACGTGCAAAATCCTGTCCGGTTTTGGAATTGCTGA
- a CDS encoding LysR family transcriptional regulator has protein sequence MDQPLGGLTAFVRTADLGSFVAAGRALGLSASAVGKAVTALEQQLGVRLFQRSTRSLRLTEEGRLFHERCRRILDDLEDAQASLAQAVATPRGRLRVSVPLVSYHLILPILPEFVNLYPEVELDLDFNDRIVDLIEEGVDVAIRSGTLPDSRLMSRALRPFQLLLCAAPAYLEKHGTPDCPRELEGHRSVRFRFPNSGKLQPWPLSLTADHPEIRTRTVLTCNNMEALRGATISGMGIGCMPDFLARDPLADGRLRTVLDAHIDAPAQFHLLWPSNRHLSPKVRVLVDFLSEKLFSDRCESYAKDTAALPSPRH, from the coding sequence ATGGACCAACCTCTGGGTGGCCTCACCGCATTCGTCAGAACGGCGGATCTTGGAAGTTTCGTCGCCGCCGGTCGGGCTCTCGGCCTTTCCGCCTCCGCTGTCGGCAAGGCTGTGACCGCGCTTGAACAACAGCTCGGCGTCCGCCTGTTCCAGCGCTCGACGCGGAGCTTGCGGCTGACGGAAGAAGGCCGCCTGTTCCACGAGCGCTGCCGGCGTATCCTTGATGACCTGGAAGACGCCCAGGCCTCGCTCGCTCAGGCTGTTGCGACCCCTCGCGGACGGCTGCGCGTCAGCGTGCCGCTGGTCAGCTACCATCTGATTCTGCCGATCCTGCCGGAATTCGTGAACCTCTACCCGGAGGTCGAACTGGATCTCGACTTCAACGACCGGATTGTCGATCTGATCGAGGAAGGCGTCGACGTTGCAATCCGCAGCGGAACCTTGCCCGACTCAAGGCTGATGTCGCGCGCACTCCGCCCGTTCCAGCTTTTGCTGTGTGCGGCGCCGGCCTATCTGGAAAAACACGGAACCCCGGATTGCCCTCGTGAACTCGAAGGCCATCGGAGCGTCCGGTTCCGCTTCCCCAATTCCGGAAAGCTGCAGCCCTGGCCGCTCAGCCTCACCGCGGACCATCCGGAAATCAGAACCCGTACCGTTCTGACCTGCAACAACATGGAAGCCCTTCGCGGCGCCACCATCAGCGGCATGGGCATCGGCTGCATGCCGGATTTCCTCGCCCGCGACCCGCTGGCCGACGGCAGGCTGCGCACCGTGCTGGACGCCCATATAGACGCCCCCGCCCAGTTCCACCTGCTCTGGCCCTCCAACCGCCACCTCTCGCCCAAGGTCCGAGTGCTCGTCGATTTCCTGAGCGAGAAGCTGTTCTCCGATCGCTGTGAGAGCTACGCAAAAGATACGGCAGCGCTACCTTCTCCGAGACATTGA
- a CDS encoding MFS transporter, whose translation MTVPHKSKPTSIAEKIFVLIAVCSAAAAMPLTFTGPAVALPAISAELGGSPIAHNWVTNAFMLTFGSTLMAAGALADSYGRKRIFLCGLAAFILFSGGFAFSPDIIWFDSLRALQGFGSAAAFSGGMASLAQEFDGKERMRAFSLVGASFGIGLAFGPMASGMMIEAFGWRAIFALVVGLAIIAFVFGAIFLTETRDPEASGLDWPGAISFTLALSLFTFGVLRAPESGWSDALTLGLILGSVLLMALFCFIEYRVKRPMLDLTLFRYPRFVGVQLLAAAPAYAFVVLLILLPVRFVGVERLSAVAAGQMMIALSGPLLILPVAAGLLTRWLPAATICSVGLVISAAGLFWLAHIPVGSDHVALIAPLLTIGIGISLPWGLMDGLAVSVVPKERAGMATGIFSTTRVAGEGVALAIVSAVLSALTQSYLGTSHEATVAAQRLVTGDLNGAGQALSGMGELELIHAYNSAFGLLLWFLTGITILTAIVIFTFMGRGTSEAEEAAEESIAV comes from the coding sequence ATGACCGTTCCCCACAAGTCCAAACCTACAAGTATAGCGGAGAAAATCTTCGTCTTGATCGCCGTCTGCTCGGCAGCTGCGGCTATGCCGCTCACTTTTACCGGGCCTGCTGTCGCCTTGCCAGCGATCAGTGCCGAACTTGGCGGAAGCCCCATTGCCCACAACTGGGTCACCAACGCCTTCATGCTGACATTCGGCAGTACGCTAATGGCCGCCGGCGCGCTGGCAGACAGCTATGGCCGCAAACGTATCTTCCTGTGCGGCCTTGCCGCCTTCATCCTGTTTTCCGGCGGGTTTGCCTTTTCGCCTGACATTATCTGGTTCGACAGCCTTCGCGCGCTTCAGGGTTTCGGCTCGGCCGCGGCCTTTTCCGGCGGGATGGCATCGCTGGCGCAGGAGTTTGACGGAAAGGAACGCATGCGTGCCTTCAGTCTCGTTGGCGCAAGTTTCGGTATTGGCCTGGCGTTCGGACCGATGGCGTCGGGCATGATGATCGAGGCCTTCGGTTGGCGGGCGATTTTCGCACTCGTGGTTGGCCTCGCTATCATCGCCTTCGTTTTCGGGGCGATATTCCTGACGGAAACCCGCGACCCCGAGGCAAGCGGGCTCGATTGGCCGGGTGCGATCAGCTTCACGCTCGCCCTGTCGCTCTTTACTTTTGGCGTGTTGCGGGCGCCGGAAAGCGGCTGGAGCGATGCTCTCACGCTTGGGCTCATTCTCGGCTCGGTGCTGCTGATGGCCCTTTTCTGCTTCATCGAGTACCGCGTGAAGCGGCCGATGCTCGACCTGACGCTTTTCCGCTATCCTCGCTTTGTCGGTGTGCAGCTTCTGGCGGCTGCTCCCGCTTATGCTTTCGTCGTCCTGCTGATCCTGCTGCCGGTACGCTTCGTCGGCGTCGAGCGTTTGAGCGCGGTTGCCGCCGGGCAGATGATGATCGCGCTTTCCGGTCCGCTTCTCATCCTGCCGGTCGCAGCCGGGCTGCTGACCCGGTGGTTGCCGGCAGCAACGATCTGCAGTGTCGGTCTCGTCATTTCGGCCGCCGGTCTCTTCTGGCTGGCCCATATTCCCGTCGGTTCGGACCATGTGGCGCTGATCGCGCCGCTGCTGACGATCGGTATCGGCATCAGCCTGCCCTGGGGCCTCATGGACGGGCTTGCCGTCAGTGTCGTGCCGAAGGAGCGCGCCGGCATGGCAACCGGGATCTTCAGTACGACCCGCGTCGCCGGCGAAGGGGTGGCGCTCGCCATCGTGAGCGCAGTCCTCTCTGCGCTGACGCAGTCCTATCTTGGAACAAGCCATGAAGCGACAGTGGCGGCACAGCGACTGGTGACGGGGGATCTCAACGGTGCGGGCCAGGCTCTTTCCGGCATGGGAGAACTGGAACTCATCCATGCCTATAATAGTGCCTTCGGCCTGCTTTTGTGGTTTCTGACCGGCATCACGATTCTGACCGCAATCGTCATTTTCACCTTCATGGGACGAGGTACCAGCGAAGCCGAGGAGGCGGCTGAAGAGTCTATCGCTGTTTGA
- a CDS encoding PAN domain-containing protein, giving the protein MRKLLRSAVVSAALCGTTMTSPAAASEKVFGPFVVDDAKPDVIVMNGDIDVGSALNFRRALHAAPGAKLVTLNSSGGAVQMGLLMADDIRERKLATYIPKDSACLSACAYMFLAGVERKVDGKLGVHQISSDASDLVGAQLTISDIIDVLNRFDTPVDVLSVMFKTPPNDMHVFTPEEIEHYKLNRTGGEPMPSTAAGTPAAPDSSLPAPDAMSVTGPTTQRATSDQPHSTETAVITTPTPQTQAKLSPIEEFTKRPNRIAIYTGLDLFGDDISSIRTSDAAECAQNCLVMNGQCKAFTFNANPKITKGPNCFLKSSAGRADGNSIAFSGRFLSGADADPPTFALGTIDPQSALFHDVDFRGGDLSPRPHSTAKTPIDCRLACVDDSRCMAFTYNYSKKQCWLKGSIGTPMPGKGMVSGVKKFQNFSPAKIISLN; this is encoded by the coding sequence ATGCGTAAATTGCTTCGATCTGCCGTGGTGAGCGCTGCGCTATGTGGAACAACAATGACCAGTCCTGCCGCCGCGTCTGAGAAAGTCTTTGGTCCGTTTGTCGTGGATGACGCCAAGCCAGATGTCATAGTGATGAACGGCGATATCGACGTCGGCTCAGCACTCAACTTCCGGCGCGCTCTTCATGCAGCGCCAGGCGCTAAACTTGTTACCTTGAACAGCTCAGGCGGCGCCGTGCAAATGGGTTTGCTGATGGCAGACGACATTCGCGAGCGGAAGCTCGCAACCTACATCCCGAAAGACAGCGCATGCTTATCGGCATGTGCTTATATGTTTCTTGCGGGTGTCGAGCGGAAAGTCGACGGCAAGCTCGGCGTGCACCAGATATCGTCTGATGCTTCGGATCTTGTGGGAGCGCAGCTCACGATTTCCGACATCATTGACGTCCTCAACCGCTTCGATACTCCTGTGGACGTGTTGAGCGTCATGTTCAAGACGCCACCGAATGACATGCACGTCTTCACGCCAGAAGAGATTGAGCATTATAAGCTCAATCGAACTGGCGGTGAGCCAATGCCGTCCACGGCTGCCGGCACACCGGCAGCACCAGATTCGTCTTTGCCCGCCCCAGACGCGATGAGCGTGACGGGACCAACGACGCAGCGAGCGACATCGGATCAGCCGCACTCGACCGAAACAGCAGTAATCACTACACCGACGCCGCAGACACAAGCGAAACTCTCACCGATCGAAGAGTTCACAAAGCGTCCAAATCGGATCGCCATCTATACCGGCTTGGACCTCTTCGGCGACGACATTTCTTCGATCCGAACAAGCGACGCAGCCGAATGCGCCCAGAACTGTCTGGTCATGAACGGTCAATGCAAGGCCTTCACCTTCAACGCCAACCCAAAGATCACAAAAGGGCCGAACTGCTTCCTCAAATCCAGCGCGGGCCGGGCAGATGGAAATAGTATCGCCTTCTCAGGCCGATTCCTCAGCGGTGCCGACGCCGACCCGCCCACATTTGCTCTTGGAACGATCGACCCGCAGAGCGCACTCTTTCACGACGTTGACTTTCGAGGCGGTGATCTCTCCCCGCGCCCTCACAGCACCGCCAAGACGCCGATCGACTGTCGCCTCGCCTGCGTTGACGACAGTCGCTGCATGGCCTTCACCTACAATTACTCAAAGAAGCAGTGCTGGCTAAAAGGGTCGATTGGCACACCCATGCCAGGCAAGGGAATGGTCAGCGGGGTTAAGAAGTTTCAGAACTTTTCGCCGGCGAAGATCATCAGCTTGAACTGA